The DNA sequence TTGACATATTAAAATGAAGAAGATACGTAACTTTTGCATTATTGCACACATTGACCACGGTAAAAGTACATTGGCAGACCGCTTACTTGGCGCCACACAAACGGTAACAGCTCGTGAAGAAAAAGCACAATTGCTTGACAACATGGACTTGGAGCGTGAGCGTGGAATTACCATTAAGAGTCACGCTATTCAGATGGAATACACCTATAAAGGAGAAGAATATATTTTAAATTTAATTGACACTCCCGGTCACGTTGACTTTTCTTATGAAGTTTCCCGATCTATTGCAGCCTGCGAAGGAGCACTTTTGATCGTGGATGCTGCACAAAGTATTCAGGCACAAACGATTTCAAACTTATATTTAGCTTTAGAAAACGACTTGGAAATCATTCCGGTTTTGAATAAAGTAGATTTACCAAGTGCCAACCCTGAAGAAGTTAGTGATGATATTATTGATTTGCTAGGTTGTAAATTAGAAGATATTATTCATGCTTCAGGAAAAACAGGCTTTGGTGTTGAAAACATTTTGGCGGCTATTATCGAAAAGATTCCTGCTCCAAAAGGAAATGTTGATGAACCGTTACAAGCATTGATTTTTGATTCACACTACAATCCGTTTCGTGGAATTGAAGTAATCTTCAGAGTTGTAAATGGTGAAATCAGAAAAGGGCAAAAAATTAAATTCATGGCTACAGGCAATGAATATTTTGCTGATGAAGTAGGAACTTTAAAACTAAATCAGGTTCCAAAAAGTGTTATTTCTACTGGTGATGTTGGTTATTTAATTTCTGGAATTAAAGAAGCCAAAGAAGTAAAAGTTGGTGACACACTAACCGATGCTAAAACACCAACTACCAATATGATTACAGGATTTGAGGATGTAAAACCAATGGTTTTCGCCGGAATCTATCCTGTTGACACAGAAGATTATGAAGATTTGCGTTCTTCTATGGAGAAACTGCAATTAAATGATGCTTCATTAGTATTTACTCCTGAAAGTTCTGCCGCTTTAGGATTTGGTTTCCGTTGTGGATTCTTAGGAATGCTTCACATGGAAATTATCCAGGAACGTTTAGAGCGTGAGTTTGATATGACTGTAATTACTACAGTACCTAACGTTTCGTATTTGGCTTACACCAAAAAAGATCCGGAAACTCCTTTCGTTGTAAACAATCCATCGGATTTACCGGAACCATCTAAATTGGATCGTGTTGAAGAGCCGTTTATTAAAGCTACTATCATTACAAAAGCTGATTTCGTAGGAAACGTAATGAGTTTATGTATCGAAAAACGTGGTGCAATCACCAATCAGACGTATTTGACAACAGAACGTGTTGAATTGAATTTTGATATGCCTTTGGCCGAAATTGTATTCGATTTTTATGACCGTTTAAAAACCGTTTCTAAAGGGTATGCTTCTTTTGATTACTCTCCAATCGGAATGAGAACTTCTAAATTAGTAAAACTGGATGTTCTTTTAAATGCACAAACTGTTGATGCTCTTTCTGCATTGATCCACGAAGACAACGCTTACAATATCGGTAAAAAAATGACCGAGAAATTACGCGAATTAATCCCAAGACAACAATTTGATATTCCGATTCAAGCCGCAATTGGAGCTAAAATTATTGCTCGTGAGACTATTAAAGCACTTCGTAAAGACGTTACCGCAAAATGTTATGGTGGAGATATTTCACGTAAACGTAAATTACTTGAAAAACAGAAAAAAGG is a window from the Flavobacterium cupriresistens genome containing:
- the lepA gene encoding translation elongation factor 4; the encoded protein is MKKIRNFCIIAHIDHGKSTLADRLLGATQTVTAREEKAQLLDNMDLERERGITIKSHAIQMEYTYKGEEYILNLIDTPGHVDFSYEVSRSIAACEGALLIVDAAQSIQAQTISNLYLALENDLEIIPVLNKVDLPSANPEEVSDDIIDLLGCKLEDIIHASGKTGFGVENILAAIIEKIPAPKGNVDEPLQALIFDSHYNPFRGIEVIFRVVNGEIRKGQKIKFMATGNEYFADEVGTLKLNQVPKSVISTGDVGYLISGIKEAKEVKVGDTLTDAKTPTTNMITGFEDVKPMVFAGIYPVDTEDYEDLRSSMEKLQLNDASLVFTPESSAALGFGFRCGFLGMLHMEIIQERLEREFDMTVITTVPNVSYLAYTKKDPETPFVVNNPSDLPEPSKLDRVEEPFIKATIITKADFVGNVMSLCIEKRGAITNQTYLTTERVELNFDMPLAEIVFDFYDRLKTVSKGYASFDYSPIGMRTSKLVKLDVLLNAQTVDALSALIHEDNAYNIGKKMTEKLRELIPRQQFDIPIQAAIGAKIIARETIKALRKDVTAKCYGGDISRKRKLLEKQKKGKKRMRQVGNVEIPQEAFMAVLKLND